One segment of Planctomyces sp. SH-PL62 DNA contains the following:
- a CDS encoding DUF3341 domain-containing protein — translation MSGPHDVPATPEVYGLMAEFDDPDRLVEVTRGAFERGFRQMEAYTPFPVEGLDHALGYHRNKVPATVFAGALLGGLGGFLMQCWSAMYYYPHNIAGKPLYSWPAFIPITFETTVLGGAFAAVFGMLFYNGLPKLYHPVFNAPTFGLASDDRFFLCIQSRDPLFDPEETLAFLETCGPRSVSVVPY, via the coding sequence ATGAGCGGCCCGCACGACGTCCCCGCGACCCCCGAGGTCTACGGCCTGATGGCCGAGTTCGACGACCCCGACCGACTGGTCGAGGTGACCCGCGGCGCCTTCGAGCGCGGGTTCCGGCAGATGGAAGCCTACACGCCGTTCCCGGTGGAAGGCCTGGACCACGCCCTGGGCTACCACCGCAACAAGGTCCCCGCGACGGTGTTCGCGGGGGCCCTGCTGGGGGGCCTGGGCGGGTTCCTGATGCAATGCTGGTCGGCGATGTACTACTACCCCCACAACATCGCCGGCAAGCCGCTCTACAGCTGGCCGGCGTTCATCCCCATCACCTTCGAGACGACGGTGCTGGGGGGGGCCTTCGCCGCGGTCTTCGGCATGCTCTTCTACAACGGCCTGCCGAAGCTGTACCACCCGGTCTTCAACGCGCCCACGTTCGGCCTGGCGTCGGACGACCGGTTCTTCCTCTGCATCCAGTCCCGGGATCCGCTGTTCGACCCCGAAGAGACCCTGGCGTTCCTGGAGACCTGCGGCCCCCGCTCGGTCTCCGTCGTACCCTACTGA
- a CDS encoding cytochrome c oxidase subunit 3 yields the protein MQASTSTMPDEGRQILSSHFDDLEQQHLSSNLGMWFFLGSEVMFFSGLIVSYAVYRGLSPVAFELASRHMDLWVGFFNTLVLLTSSLTMAFAVRCSQVRDNRGIVRYLIATAVLGSAFLGVKATEYKKEIDHHLFPGPHFVVPGHDAEEMLEASKGPDGQVNHEVYRHNLGRFQMMFVFYFFMTGVHAFHMIVGIAAVLIFAVLAKIRWFSGYGHTQIEALGLYWHFVDVVWVFLYPLLYLIG from the coding sequence ATGCAAGCCAGCACGTCCACCATGCCTGACGAGGGGAGGCAGATCCTCTCGTCCCACTTCGACGACCTGGAACAGCAGCACCTGTCCTCCAACCTGGGCATGTGGTTCTTCCTGGGCAGCGAGGTGATGTTCTTCAGCGGCCTGATCGTCTCCTACGCCGTCTACCGGGGCCTGTCCCCGGTGGCGTTCGAGCTGGCCAGCCGGCACATGGACCTCTGGGTCGGCTTCTTCAACACCCTGGTGCTGCTGACCAGCAGCCTCACCATGGCGTTCGCCGTCCGCTGCAGCCAGGTCCGTGACAACCGCGGCATCGTCCGCTACCTCATCGCCACCGCCGTCCTCGGCTCCGCGTTCCTGGGCGTCAAGGCCACGGAGTACAAGAAGGAGATCGACCACCACCTGTTCCCCGGCCCCCACTTCGTGGTCCCCGGCCACGACGCCGAGGAGATGCTGGAGGCGAGCAAGGGTCCCGACGGCCAGGTGAACCATGAGGTCTACCGCCACAACCTCGGCCGCTTCCAGATGATGTTCGTCTTCTACTTCTTCATGACCGGCGTCCATGCCTTCCACATGATCGTCGGCATCGCGGCGGTTCTGATCTTCGCCGTGCTCGCGAAGATCCGGTGGTTCTCCGGGTACGGCCACACCCAGATCGAGGCCCTGGGCCTCTACTGGCACTTCGTGGACGTGGTCTGGGTGTTCCTCTACCCGTTGCTCTATCTGATCGGCTGA
- a CDS encoding cytochrome c3 family protein, which produces MPQVFHPSANTLSRVVLFSLVAGPGALLGLMFLLVRSPYQTQVGVVREQPVQFSHEHHVKGLGIDCRFCHSSVETAASAGMPPTHTCMTCHSQIWSGSPLLEPVRASLKEQKPLAWTRVHDLPDFVYFHHGVHVQKGVGCVECHGRVDLMPLAWREKPLTMEWCLDCHRNPEPRLRPTDEVFAMDWTPPEGSGLEAARETNTMNHVEVGQLTNCSICHR; this is translated from the coding sequence ATGCCCCAGGTCTTCCACCCGAGTGCCAACACGCTCTCGCGCGTGGTCTTATTCAGCCTCGTGGCCGGGCCGGGAGCCCTGCTGGGGCTGATGTTCCTGCTGGTTCGATCCCCGTACCAGACCCAGGTCGGCGTGGTCCGCGAGCAGCCCGTGCAGTTTTCGCACGAGCACCACGTCAAGGGACTGGGGATCGACTGCCGCTTCTGCCACTCATCGGTGGAGACGGCGGCCTCGGCCGGAATGCCCCCGACCCACACGTGCATGACGTGTCACTCCCAGATCTGGTCCGGCAGCCCCCTGCTGGAGCCGGTCCGCGCCAGCCTCAAGGAGCAGAAGCCCCTGGCCTGGACGCGGGTCCACGACCTCCCCGACTTCGTGTACTTCCACCACGGGGTACACGTCCAGAAGGGGGTCGGCTGCGTCGAATGCCACGGCCGCGTCGACCTGATGCCGCTGGCCTGGCGGGAGAAGCCGCTGACGATGGAATGGTGCCTCGACTGCCATCGCAACCCCGAGCCTCGCCTCCGCCCGACGGACGAGGTGTTCGCGATGGACTGGACGCCCCCGGAGGGCAGCGGGCTGGAAGCGGCCCGCGAGACGAACACGATGAACCATGTGGAGGTCGGCCAGTTGACGAACTGCTCGATTTGTCACCGATGA
- the nrfD gene encoding NrfD/PsrC family molybdoenzyme membrane anchor subunit encodes MADTHHEDGRGAPLPPVLAPGHTYGSVTSTISDVVLVRALDWRWAVGMGIATSLLMLFGAAVSYLLFRGVGIWGVNAPVMWGWAIINFVWWVGIGHAGTLISAILLLLKQQWRTSINRFAEAMTLFAVACAGVFPLLHMGRPWKFFWMMPYPSTMALLPQWRSPLVWDVFAVSTYATVSALFWYVGLIPDLATLRDRAKKRWIAMIYGSLALGWRGSARHWARYKSAYMLLAAMSTPLVVSVHTVVSLDFAASVIPGWHATIFPPYFVAGAIFSGFAMVVTLMIPLRAWYGLQDFITDRHLDNMAKIMLATGMIVGYGYAMEFFIAWYSGNPYEEFLLLSARPFGTYTNAYRCMILCNVGIPQLLWIPAIRRNPVVLWVISIFVNIGMWLERYVIVVTSLSQDFLPSSWANYSPTIWDVATFLGTIGLFSFLLFLFVRLLPAIAIAEMRELVHEKHHEHAARGAAVAESHGDHR; translated from the coding sequence ATGGCTGACACCCATCACGAAGACGGGCGGGGAGCCCCCCTCCCCCCCGTCCTGGCTCCGGGGCACACCTACGGGTCGGTCACGTCCACGATCAGCGACGTCGTCCTGGTCCGGGCGCTCGACTGGCGCTGGGCGGTCGGCATGGGGATCGCGACCTCGCTGCTGATGCTGTTCGGGGCGGCGGTCTCCTACCTGCTGTTCCGCGGCGTCGGCATCTGGGGCGTCAACGCCCCGGTCATGTGGGGCTGGGCGATCATCAACTTCGTCTGGTGGGTCGGCATCGGCCACGCCGGAACCCTGATCTCGGCCATCCTGCTGCTGCTGAAGCAGCAGTGGCGGACCTCGATCAACCGGTTCGCCGAGGCCATGACGTTGTTCGCCGTGGCCTGCGCGGGGGTCTTCCCGCTCTTGCACATGGGCCGGCCCTGGAAGTTCTTCTGGATGATGCCCTACCCCAGCACCATGGCGCTCTTGCCCCAATGGCGGAGCCCCCTGGTGTGGGACGTGTTCGCGGTCTCGACCTACGCCACGGTCTCGGCGTTGTTCTGGTATGTGGGTCTGATCCCCGACCTGGCGACGCTCCGCGACCGGGCCAAGAAGCGCTGGATCGCCATGATTTACGGCTCGCTGGCCCTGGGCTGGCGGGGCTCGGCGCGGCACTGGGCGCGGTACAAGAGCGCGTACATGCTGCTGGCGGCGATGTCGACCCCGCTGGTCGTCTCGGTGCACACGGTGGTGTCGCTCGACTTCGCGGCCTCGGTGATCCCGGGCTGGCACGCGACGATCTTCCCCCCCTACTTCGTGGCCGGGGCCATCTTCTCGGGCTTCGCGATGGTGGTCACGCTGATGATCCCCCTGCGGGCCTGGTACGGCCTGCAGGACTTCATCACCGACCGCCACCTGGACAACATGGCCAAGATCATGCTGGCGACCGGCATGATCGTGGGCTACGGCTACGCGATGGAGTTCTTCATCGCCTGGTACAGCGGCAACCCGTACGAGGAGTTCCTGCTCCTCAGCGCGCGGCCGTTCGGGACCTACACGAACGCCTACCGCTGCATGATCCTCTGCAACGTGGGGATCCCCCAGCTCCTCTGGATCCCGGCGATCCGCCGCAACCCGGTGGTGCTCTGGGTGATCTCGATCTTCGTCAACATCGGGATGTGGCTGGAGCGGTACGTGATCGTGGTCACGAGCCTGAGCCAGGACTTCCTGCCCTCGTCGTGGGCGAACTACAGCCCGACGATCTGGGACGTGGCGACCTTCCTGGGGACCATCGGCCTGTTCTCGTTCCTGCTGTTCCTGTTCGTCCGCTTGCTGCCGGCGATCGCCATCGCCGAGATGCGGGAGCTGGTGCACGAGAAGCACCACGAGCACGCCGCGCGCGGCGCCGCCGTGGCCGAATCGCACGGAGACCATCGATGA
- the coxB gene encoding cytochrome c oxidase subunit II has product MWDFPLFPSQASTNAAKVDALMLFEIGVLVFFTMLICILILGFAVRYRRGKAADRSNPPTHSLSMEVVWIAVPMALSLVMYAWSTRIFFDLFSPPADAAQIDVVGKQWMWYIQHPQGRSETNELHVPLGRPMKLNMTSQDVIHSFYIPDFRIKQDVLPGRYTSLWFEPTKVGEYNLFCAEYCGTNHSIMIGKVFVMEPADYEAWLSEKGVGPSQAEEGERLFVQHHCAGCHRDSQTVHAPKLEGVYGRPVPIQEGKDVRFVTADDRYIRDSILLPKNEVVAGYEAIMPSFKDQISEPDLLKIIAYIKSIANRETSQ; this is encoded by the coding sequence ATGTGGGACTTCCCCCTGTTTCCGAGCCAGGCGTCGACCAACGCAGCGAAGGTCGACGCCCTGATGCTGTTCGAGATCGGCGTCCTCGTCTTCTTCACGATGCTCATCTGCATCCTGATCCTGGGCTTCGCCGTGCGCTATCGGCGGGGCAAGGCGGCGGACCGCAGCAACCCGCCGACCCACAGCCTCTCCATGGAGGTGGTCTGGATCGCGGTGCCGATGGCCCTCTCCCTGGTGATGTACGCCTGGTCGACGAGGATCTTCTTCGACCTCTTCTCGCCGCCGGCGGACGCGGCACAGATCGACGTCGTGGGCAAGCAGTGGATGTGGTACATCCAGCACCCCCAGGGCCGGTCGGAGACCAACGAGCTGCACGTCCCGCTGGGCCGGCCGATGAAGCTGAACATGACCTCCCAGGACGTCATCCACAGCTTCTACATCCCGGACTTCCGGATCAAGCAGGACGTCCTGCCCGGGCGCTACACGTCGCTCTGGTTCGAGCCGACGAAGGTCGGCGAGTACAACCTGTTCTGCGCCGAGTACTGCGGGACCAACCACTCGATCATGATCGGCAAGGTCTTCGTGATGGAGCCGGCCGACTATGAGGCGTGGCTCTCCGAGAAGGGGGTCGGGCCGTCGCAGGCCGAGGAGGGCGAGCGGCTGTTCGTCCAGCACCACTGCGCCGGCTGCCACCGCGACAGCCAGACGGTCCACGCGCCGAAGCTCGAGGGGGTCTACGGCCGTCCGGTGCCGATCCAGGAGGGCAAGGACGTCCGGTTCGTGACCGCCGACGACCGCTACATCCGCGACTCGATCCTGCTCCCCAAGAACGAGGTGGTCGCCGGCTACGAGGCGATCATGCCGTCGTTCAAGGACCAGATCAGCGAGCCCGACCTGCTCAAGATCATCGCCTACATCAAGTCCATCGCCAATCGGGAGACCAGTCAATGA
- a CDS encoding TAT-variant-translocated molybdopterin oxidoreductase yields MMKPQVADLDKPLTLTELMRGAAAPEAGSTGPRYWRSLSELADDGAFSEQARTAAARAQAAIFGLDDSSRRKFLTLMGASFALAGVTGCGVQPLEKIVPYVEQPELIVPGKPLFFATASSFGGDGVGLLVESQMGRPTKIEGNPSHPTSRGATDIFAQAEVLNLYDPDRSQVVVHDGRVDTWERFLRFAIDLRERKKAERGRGLRLLTRSVASPTELDQIRRLRELMPEAKWHSYEPVNRDASRKGAELALGSAFEVGYHLEKADVVVALDADLLGRGPAGLRHARAFADRRDPDGESPLRLYAFEPTPTLTGVAADRRTPVASADVLLVLAALARALKVEGAPELDGKRIEPHAAAIVALAAELEAAKGKALVVVGDGQPAEAHALALAVNAALGAIGETLTLAPPAELAPVDQTASLVELARDIESGAVDTLFVLGANPVYEAPSDLKMGDVLQNPKLTALIHLGLHNDETGAISHWHIPEAHFLEAWGDVRSADGTCSLQQPLIEPLYQGRSASDVLAALLGEVGVPGQELVRSYWRTRLPAETFEQTWRKALRDGVVDLPAPAEKAAETPTAAKLDKVQWPGPAVLAADELEIVFRPDPTIWDGRYANNGWLQELPKPLTTLTWDNAALVSPALAKRLGLEDQQVVLLEFRSSIVEAPVLITPGQAEDTVTVHLGYGRARAGRVGNGIGFDAYRLRRSDAPWAAVGLKLTATTKRIPLAITQHHHRTEGREPVKVTTFAEYKHPGEGHGHHPHPDGSLYPDPPVPQSEDYAWGMAIDLNRCIGCGSCTIACQSENNIPIVGKDQVLNSREMHWIRVDRYYEGDDEANPATHFQPVPCMHCEKAPCELVCPVEATTHSDEGLNEMTYNRCVGTRYCGNNCPYKVRRFNFLEYTDNTTPSLQLLRNPDVTVRMRGVMEKCTYCVQRINEARQNAKVEHRKVGGDEVATACQAACPTRAIVFGNLLDPESSVSKLRNSPRNYALLEELGTKPRTTYLTKLTHGAEAHEEPRHG; encoded by the coding sequence ATGATGAAACCGCAAGTCGCCGACCTCGACAAGCCCTTGACCCTGACCGAGCTGATGCGCGGCGCCGCGGCCCCCGAGGCCGGCTCCACCGGCCCGCGCTACTGGCGCAGCCTCTCCGAGCTGGCCGACGACGGCGCGTTCAGCGAGCAGGCCCGGACCGCCGCCGCGCGGGCCCAGGCCGCGATCTTCGGCCTGGACGATTCCAGCCGCCGCAAGTTCCTGACGCTGATGGGCGCCTCGTTCGCCCTCGCCGGCGTCACCGGCTGCGGCGTCCAGCCGCTCGAGAAGATCGTCCCGTACGTCGAACAGCCCGAGCTGATCGTCCCGGGCAAGCCCCTCTTCTTCGCCACCGCCTCCTCGTTCGGCGGCGACGGCGTCGGCCTCCTGGTCGAGAGCCAGATGGGGCGGCCGACCAAGATCGAGGGGAACCCCTCGCATCCGACCAGCCGGGGCGCGACCGACATCTTCGCCCAGGCCGAGGTCCTCAACCTCTACGATCCCGACCGTTCGCAGGTCGTCGTCCACGACGGCCGCGTCGACACCTGGGAGCGGTTCCTCCGCTTCGCCATCGACCTTCGCGAGCGGAAGAAGGCCGAACGGGGCCGGGGCCTGCGGCTCCTCACCCGCTCGGTCGCCTCCCCCACGGAGCTCGACCAGATCCGCCGCCTCCGCGAGCTGATGCCCGAGGCCAAGTGGCACAGCTACGAGCCGGTCAACCGCGACGCCTCCCGCAAGGGGGCGGAGCTGGCCCTGGGCTCGGCGTTCGAGGTCGGCTACCACCTGGAGAAGGCCGACGTCGTCGTCGCGCTCGACGCCGACCTGCTCGGCCGCGGCCCCGCCGGCCTCCGCCACGCCCGCGCGTTCGCCGACCGCCGCGATCCCGACGGCGAGTCCCCGCTGCGGCTCTACGCCTTCGAGCCCACGCCCACCCTCACCGGCGTCGCGGCCGACCGCCGCACGCCGGTCGCCTCGGCCGACGTCCTCCTCGTCCTCGCGGCGCTCGCCAGGGCGCTCAAGGTCGAGGGCGCGCCCGAGCTGGACGGCAAGCGGATCGAGCCCCACGCCGCCGCGATCGTCGCCCTGGCCGCCGAGCTCGAAGCGGCGAAGGGGAAGGCCCTGGTCGTCGTCGGCGACGGCCAGCCCGCCGAGGCCCACGCCCTGGCCCTGGCCGTCAACGCCGCCCTGGGGGCGATCGGCGAGACCCTGACCCTCGCCCCCCCCGCCGAGCTGGCCCCGGTCGACCAGACCGCGTCCCTCGTCGAACTCGCCCGCGACATCGAATCCGGCGCCGTCGACACCCTGTTCGTGCTGGGCGCCAACCCAGTCTACGAGGCCCCGTCCGACCTCAAGATGGGCGACGTCCTCCAGAACCCGAAGCTCACGGCGCTGATCCACCTCGGCCTCCACAACGACGAGACCGGGGCCATCAGCCACTGGCACATCCCCGAGGCCCACTTCCTGGAGGCCTGGGGCGACGTCCGCTCCGCCGACGGGACGTGCAGCCTCCAGCAGCCGCTCATCGAGCCGCTCTACCAGGGCCGATCCGCGTCCGACGTCCTCGCGGCGTTGCTGGGCGAGGTCGGCGTCCCCGGCCAGGAACTCGTCCGCAGCTACTGGCGGACCCGGCTCCCGGCCGAGACCTTCGAACAGACCTGGCGCAAGGCGCTCCGCGACGGCGTCGTCGACCTCCCGGCCCCGGCCGAGAAGGCCGCCGAGACGCCGACCGCCGCCAAGCTCGACAAGGTCCAGTGGCCCGGCCCCGCGGTCCTCGCGGCCGACGAACTGGAAATCGTCTTCCGGCCCGACCCGACCATCTGGGACGGCCGGTACGCCAACAACGGCTGGCTCCAGGAGCTTCCGAAGCCCCTGACCACCCTGACCTGGGACAACGCCGCGCTGGTGAGCCCGGCCCTGGCCAAGCGGCTGGGGCTCGAGGACCAGCAGGTCGTCCTGCTGGAGTTCCGCAGCTCGATCGTCGAGGCCCCGGTCCTGATCACCCCCGGCCAGGCCGAGGACACGGTGACCGTGCACCTGGGCTACGGCCGCGCCCGCGCCGGCCGGGTCGGCAACGGCATCGGCTTCGACGCCTACCGCCTGCGGCGGTCCGACGCCCCCTGGGCCGCCGTCGGCCTGAAGCTCACGGCGACGACCAAGCGGATCCCGCTGGCGATCACCCAGCACCACCACCGCACCGAGGGCCGCGAGCCCGTCAAGGTCACGACCTTCGCGGAGTACAAGCACCCCGGCGAGGGCCACGGCCACCACCCCCACCCCGACGGCAGCCTCTACCCCGACCCGCCGGTGCCGCAGAGCGAGGATTACGCCTGGGGGATGGCGATCGACCTCAACCGCTGCATCGGCTGCGGCTCCTGCACGATCGCCTGCCAGTCCGAGAACAACATCCCGATCGTGGGCAAGGACCAGGTCCTCAACTCCCGCGAGATGCACTGGATCCGCGTCGACCGCTACTACGAGGGGGACGACGAGGCCAACCCGGCGACCCACTTCCAGCCGGTCCCGTGCATGCACTGCGAGAAGGCCCCCTGCGAGCTCGTCTGCCCGGTCGAGGCGACGACGCACAGCGACGAGGGCCTCAACGAGATGACCTACAACCGCTGCGTGGGGACCCGGTACTGCGGCAACAACTGCCCGTACAAGGTGCGTCGGTTCAACTTCCTGGAATACACCGACAACACGACCCCCAGCCTCCAGCTGCTCCGCAATCCCGACGTCACGGTCCGGATGCGAGGCGTGATGGAGAAGTGCACCTACTGCGTCCAGCGGATCAACGAGGCGAGGCAGAACGCCAAGGTGGAGCACCGCAAGGTCGGCGGCGACGAGGTGGCGACGGCCTGCCAGGCCGCCTGCCCCACCCGGGCCATCGTCTTCGGCAACCTGCTCGACCCCGAGAGCTCGGTTTCCAAGCTCCGGAATTCGCCCCGCAACTACGCCCTGCTCGAGGAGCTGGGGACGAAGCCGCGGACCACCTACCTGACCAAGCTGACCCACGGGGCCGAGGCCCACGAGGAGCCGCGACATGGCTGA
- the ctaD gene encoding cytochrome c oxidase subunit I produces MNAAAHARHDDGPPTDYLSDTSVASWLLTTDHKRVGILYLISVTLFFLVGGVIAGLMRLELMTPKGDVFSTPDTYNRMFTMHGVIMIFFFLVPSIPAVLGNFLIPLMIGARDLAFPKINLLSWYVYIIGGVMGIWILIHGGVDTGWTFYTPFSTMYSNTMVVTAAVAVFITGFSSILTGLNFIVTVHTMRAPGMTWFRLPLFVWSQYATALIMVLGTPVLAISVILVALERFFGFGIFDPRLGGDPILFQHLFWFYSHPAVYIMVLPGFAVVSEIIPCFSRRPIFGYRFIAFASVAIAIFGFLVWGHHMFVSGQSMYAGAVFSILSFLVAIPSAIKVFNWTATLYKGSLRFDTPMLYALGFIGLFTIGGLTGLMVASLAIDVHVHDTYFIVAHFHYIMVGGTTMAYLGGIHFWWPKISGRMYSEIWGKLSALLVFVGFNLTFFPQFLLGYLGMPRRYFEYRPEFQVLNVMSTAGASILAVGFLLPLFYLGMSLRRPRDAGPNPWGATGLEWQIESPPTTHNFHEPVLVTCGPYMYSPEEAEREYASQHVHHA; encoded by the coding sequence ATGAACGCCGCGGCGCACGCCCGCCACGACGACGGGCCGCCGACAGACTACCTGTCGGACACCTCGGTCGCGTCGTGGCTCCTGACGACCGACCACAAGCGGGTCGGCATCCTCTACCTGATCTCCGTCACCCTCTTCTTCCTGGTGGGAGGGGTGATCGCCGGACTGATGCGCCTGGAGCTGATGACCCCCAAGGGGGACGTCTTCTCCACGCCCGACACGTACAACCGCATGTTCACGATGCACGGCGTGATCATGATCTTCTTCTTCCTGGTGCCGTCGATCCCGGCGGTGCTGGGGAACTTCCTGATCCCGCTGATGATCGGGGCCCGCGACCTGGCGTTCCCCAAGATCAACCTGCTGAGCTGGTACGTCTACATCATCGGCGGCGTGATGGGGATCTGGATCCTCATCCACGGCGGCGTCGACACCGGCTGGACGTTCTACACGCCGTTCAGCACGATGTACTCGAACACGATGGTGGTGACGGCGGCGGTGGCGGTGTTCATCACCGGCTTCTCGTCGATCCTCACCGGGCTCAACTTCATCGTCACGGTGCACACGATGCGGGCCCCGGGGATGACCTGGTTCCGGCTGCCGCTGTTCGTCTGGTCGCAGTACGCCACGGCCCTGATCATGGTGCTGGGGACGCCCGTGCTGGCGATCTCGGTGATTTTGGTGGCGCTGGAGCGGTTCTTCGGCTTCGGCATCTTCGACCCCCGGCTGGGCGGCGACCCGATCCTCTTCCAGCACCTGTTCTGGTTCTACTCGCACCCGGCCGTGTACATCATGGTCCTGCCCGGCTTCGCCGTGGTCAGCGAGATCATCCCCTGCTTCAGCCGCCGGCCGATCTTCGGATACCGGTTCATCGCCTTCGCCAGCGTGGCCATCGCGATCTTCGGCTTCCTGGTGTGGGGCCACCACATGTTCGTCTCCGGCCAGTCGATGTACGCCGGGGCCGTCTTCTCGATCCTCAGCTTCCTGGTCGCCATCCCGTCGGCCATCAAGGTGTTCAACTGGACCGCCACCCTCTACAAGGGTTCGCTCCGGTTCGACACGCCGATGCTCTACGCCCTGGGCTTCATCGGCCTGTTCACCATCGGCGGCCTCACCGGGCTGATGGTCGCCTCGCTGGCGATCGACGTCCACGTCCACGACACCTACTTCATCGTGGCCCACTTCCACTACATCATGGTGGGCGGCACCACGATGGCCTACCTGGGCGGCATCCACTTCTGGTGGCCCAAGATCTCCGGCCGGATGTACTCCGAAATCTGGGGCAAGCTCTCCGCCCTGCTGGTGTTCGTCGGCTTCAACCTGACGTTCTTCCCCCAGTTCCTGCTGGGCTACCTGGGCATGCCCCGGCGCTACTTCGAGTACCGCCCGGAGTTCCAGGTGCTGAACGTCATGTCCACGGCCGGGGCGTCGATCCTCGCGGTCGGCTTCCTGCTGCCGCTGTTCTACCTCGGGATGTCGCTGCGGCGGCCCCGCGACGCCGGCCCGAACCCCTGGGGCGCGACCGGCCTGGAATGGCAGATCGAGTCCCCGCCGACGACCCACAACTTCCACGAGCCGGTCCTCGTGACCTGCGGACCCTACATGTACTCGCCCGAGGAGGCGGAACGGGAATATGCAAGCCAGCACGTCCACCATGCCTGA
- a CDS encoding SCO family protein, whose amino-acid sequence MNNLIPRLLPAIALMFALPTSATAVADEAVPLGTPPATISDPESLATAASKVKFEQKLGGQVPLNAIFRDEEGRETPLAACFGRRPVVLALVFHRCPLLCNQVLAGLTRTLKPLPLQAGVDFDVVAVSIDPEDTPESAAAKKAGYLERYDRPGSEAGWRFLTGPKESIEALCESVGFAYVQDPATKQFAHAAGIVVLTPGGQPAQYFFGIDYPPKEVDAAVRRAAEGRVGSRIASLLLLCYDYDMATGKFTLSIVRVLRAFGTLTALSLGLYLFLMLRRERRERAGDGDLPRDADAAPTAVDGPGT is encoded by the coding sequence ATGAACAACCTCATCCCCCGCCTTCTGCCGGCGATCGCCCTCATGTTCGCGCTGCCGACTTCGGCGACGGCCGTCGCCGACGAGGCGGTGCCGCTGGGCACGCCGCCGGCGACGATCTCGGACCCGGAGTCGCTCGCGACCGCGGCGTCCAAGGTGAAGTTCGAGCAGAAGCTCGGGGGCCAGGTCCCGCTGAATGCGATCTTCCGGGACGAGGAAGGCCGCGAGACCCCGCTGGCGGCGTGCTTCGGCCGCCGCCCGGTGGTCCTCGCCCTGGTCTTCCACCGCTGCCCGCTGCTCTGCAACCAGGTGCTGGCGGGTCTGACGCGCACGCTCAAGCCGCTGCCGTTGCAGGCCGGCGTGGACTTCGACGTCGTCGCCGTGAGCATCGACCCGGAGGACACGCCGGAGTCGGCGGCGGCGAAGAAGGCGGGCTACCTCGAGCGCTACGACCGCCCCGGCTCCGAGGCGGGCTGGAGGTTCCTGACCGGCCCCAAGGAGTCGATCGAGGCGCTCTGCGAGTCGGTCGGCTTCGCGTACGTCCAGGACCCGGCGACCAAGCAGTTCGCCCACGCCGCCGGGATCGTGGTGCTCACGCCGGGGGGCCAGCCGGCGCAATACTTCTTCGGCATCGACTACCCCCCCAAGGAGGTCGACGCCGCCGTCCGCCGCGCGGCCGAGGGCCGGGTCGGCTCGCGGATCGCCTCGTTGCTCCTGCTCTGCTACGACTACGACATGGCGACCGGCAAGTTCACGCTCTCGATCGTCCGGGTCCTCCGCGCCTTCGGGACTCTCACCGCGCTGTCGTTGGGACTTTATCTCTTCCTGATGCTCCGGCGCGAGCGCCGCGAGCGGGCCGGGGACGGGGACCTCCCCCGGGACGCCGACGCGGCGCCGACGGCCGTCGACGGCCCTGGGACCTGA
- a CDS encoding c-type cytochrome, with protein sequence MRPNTLTARVRPAPARRRRRLAGALAALLAVAPGCTDMYDQPRYEAYEASPLFADGASSRPLVVGTVPRDDVRNLPAVEDRELLLTGLRDGLPSRTAPFPVDRAVLERGRQRYDVFCAPCHSPTGDGRGVIVQRGFTPPPKYTEQRLVDAPLGHFFQVITHGHGAMYSFAARVAPQDRWAIAAYIRALQLSQDAKAAELPQEDQSRLEEAAK encoded by the coding sequence ATGCGACCCAACACCCTCACCGCCCGCGTCCGGCCCGCCCCGGCCCGCCGGCGGCGACGGCTCGCCGGAGCCCTCGCCGCGCTGCTGGCCGTCGCGCCGGGCTGCACCGACATGTACGATCAGCCCCGGTACGAGGCGTACGAGGCCAGCCCGCTGTTCGCGGACGGGGCCTCGTCCCGCCCGCTGGTGGTCGGCACGGTCCCCCGCGACGACGTGCGGAACCTGCCGGCCGTCGAGGACCGCGAGCTGCTGCTGACCGGCCTGCGGGACGGCCTGCCGTCCCGGACGGCCCCGTTCCCGGTCGACCGCGCCGTGCTCGAGCGCGGCCGCCAGCGCTACGACGTGTTCTGCGCCCCCTGCCACAGCCCGACCGGCGACGGCCGGGGCGTGATCGTCCAGCGGGGGTTCACGCCGCCGCCGAAATACACCGAGCAGCGCCTGGTGGACGCCCCGCTGGGGCACTTCTTCCAGGTCATCACCCACGGCCACGGCGCCATGTACTCGTTCGCCGCCCGGGTCGCGCCCCAGGACCGCTGGGCGATCGCCGCCTACATCCGGGCGCTCCAGCTCAGCCAGGACGCCAAGGCCGCCGAGCTGCCCCAGGAAGACCAGAGCCGGCTCGAGGAGGCCGCCAAATGA